The region CCGATCTCCTTCGCGTGGTCGATCACCCACGCGAGGGCGCGCCGGATCTCGGCGACGATCTGGTCCAGGCGCGCAGCCGGCGCCAGCGTGTACTCGATCAGCGCGAGGTTGAATCCGGCGGCCAGGAGCCCTTCCCCGAGGAAGGCATAGGGCTCCTTGTCGTTCATCTGCCAGTACCCGCCATGGATGTAGACGAGCGTCGGCGCCGCCGGCGTTCCGCACGGGAACGCGTCGAGGCGGTGGCGCGGTCCATCGGCGTAGCGAAGATCGAGGCGCGCGGAGGGCGCCTTGCGAATCACCTCGCTGCGTGTCGTCCACCCTGCCACGTACTGATCCCGCTTGGCCTGGCCGACGGCGGCGGTGTTGTTGTACGCGGCATCGAGGGCCCTACGATCCATCCCGCGGTAGAGCATGAGGACTCCTCTCACGCGACCGGCGTGAGCCCGGTCTTCGCGTACCCATCGTTGCCAGTTCGGCGCCGAGGGCGCGTCCGGAGCCGTGGGTGAATCACGGAGACAGAGCGAACGGCACCGCACCGCCGCACAGCCGGCGCGGCCTCAGACGCGTCGGCGATTGTCGTCGGGAAACGCATATTCCATGTGGCGCGCCGTCGCCCGGCCGACGGCGTCGCCGAAATAGCGGGCGACTACACGCAGCGCCATGTCGATGCCGGCCGAGATCCCGGCCGACGTCAACACATGGCCGTCCTCCACGACATGAAGCTTGTCTTCCACGGTAACAGCGGGAAAGGACTGGCGCATCCGGTCGAGGGAGCGCCAGTGGGTGGTCGCTCGCCGACCGTCAAGCAGACCGGCCTGTCCGAGCAGCATGGATCCCGTGCAGACCGATGTGAGCGTCTCGACCTCCTTCGCGCGCTCCGAGATCCACCTGAGCAGGCGCTGGTTGCTGATCTCCTTGCGCGTTCCCCAGCCGCCGGGCACGACGAGGATGTCGAGGGGCGGACAGGTCTCGAGCGTGACGTGGGGAATGACCCGCAGCCCTCCGGTTGCCACGACCGGCTCGGCGCTCTGGGCGACCAGAAGGACCTCGAAGGGCGAGGACTCCTCGCCGCGCCGATCCTCGTTGAGGCGGGTCACCGAGAACACTTCGTAAGGTCCGCAGAAGTCCAGTACCTCGACGGCGGGAAAGATCAGGATTCCGACGCGCTTGTCTGTCATCTCCGCTCCCGTTCGGCAAGCTTAGGCAATTCGGAAACGATGAGCGCGACAAGAAGTAGCGCTCAGCCATTTCTGAGATGTCGAGTGAGGAGAGAAGGGGTTGCTGGCTCCGATGCCGAGGTTTTGAACGTTCAACGTCTGGAACTTGCCGTAGTCGACCTTGCTGGCCGAAAGACAGCCGCCAGCCCTGTCCTTCCCAGTCGCCTCACGACCCTGGCCATCACTCGCTCCCCATTCGTCGCCGGACCGCGCACTCCTCGCACCGCCGGCGGACTCCGCTACGCGCGGTGCGGACAGTGGGTCGACGGTAGCGCTCACGACCCAGCCGGTCAAGAGGGCGTTTCCATGCCGCGACGACGGTCAGTTGTGACGACCCTCGCAGGAGGGAAGAGACAGGTTAGCCCCAAGGAGGCGCCTGCTGAATTTTCGGCGGGCTCTGGACGAAGGCGAGCGCGAGGTGGATGATGGTTCCTCCGGCGCGCCGATGGCAGGCCCCGAGGAGAGCAGTGCGGCACATCACAGGAGGTGCGGCATGGCGAAAGTGCTGAAGTGTGGCGATCTGATGCCCGGATGCAACTTCGTCGTGGAGGGCAAGGATGTGGCGGAAGTCATGGCCAAGGGCGCCGAACACGCCAAGACGGCGCATGGCATGGCGAGCATTCCGCCGGACGTCGCGGCCAAGGTCCAGGCCGCCATCAAAGACAAATAAGCCCCCACCCCTCACCCTGCCCTCTCCCCTCCGATGGAGGGGAGAGGGATAGGGAACGACCGTCGTAACTACAGAACGGAGCGTATCGCAGCGGTGATGTCGTCTCGCGAGGGAATGGTCGCCAGCTCGAGCTTGTCGTTGTAGGGCATGGGCACGTTGCGCGCGCCGAGGCGCACGATGGGCGCGTCGAGGAGGTCGAGCCCCTTCTCGCTGACGAGGGCCGCGATCTCCGCGCCGAAGCCTCCCCGCTTGACCGCTTCGTGCACGATGACGAGCCGGTTCGTCTTGGCCACCGACGAGAGAATGGCCTCCTCGTCGAGGGGGACCAGGGTGCGCGGATCCACCACCTCCACGGAAATGCCCTCCTGCTCGAGATCGCCCGCGACCTGGAGCGCCCGCTGGACCATCATCTGGGTTGCCACCACTGTCACGTCGGTGCCCACGCGCTTGATGTCCGCCTTGCCGATGGGAATGACGTAGTCGCCTTCCGGCACCTCGCCCTTGGTGGGATAGAGCATCTTGTGCTCGAGGAAGATGACGGGATTGTCATCGCGGATGGCCGCGGCCAGGAGCCCCTTGGCGTCGTACGGCGTGGAGGGGGCCATGACCACGAGGCCGGGCACGTGAGCGAACCAGGCCTCCAGGCTCTGCGAATGCTGGGCGGCCAGGCGAATGCCCCCACCCTGAGGGCCGCGAATGACGAGGGGCACCGTGGGCCGCCCGCCCAGCATGTAACGGATCTTCGCTGCCTGGTTGACGATCTGATCCATGGTCATGGCCACGAAGTCCCAGATCTGGAGCTCCACGATGGGCCGCATGCCCGCCACCGCCGACCCCACCCCCATACCGACGAAGGAAGGCTCCGAGATCGGCGTGTCTCGCACCCGGTCCTCGCCGAACTTGTCGCGAAGTCCCTTGGAGACTTGGAAGATGCCGCCGATCAGGCCCACGTCCTCGCCCATGAGAAAGACCCGCTCGTCGCGAGCCATCTCCTGGTGCAGCGCCGTGTTGAGGGCCTCGGCGAAGGTCATCTCGCGGCCGGCCCGACTCGCGGGCTCCGTCACGCGCGCATGGGGCGCGTAGACCGCGGCCTCCATGATCTCCACCGTCGGCTCGGGGCTCTCGATCCCGTACGCCACCGCCGCGTCGAGCTCGCCTTCCACGCGCTGTCTGAGCTCCTTGAGCCGGAGCTCGCCCACCCCCATATCGGTCAGGCGCCGCTCGACGCGGGCGACCGGGTCCTTCTCCATCCACTCGAGCTCTTCTTGCTTGGTGCGGTAGTCGGGAAGGTTGGCGCGCATGCTGTGGCCGCCCCAGCGATAGGTCACCGCCTCCACGCAGCTCGGGCCCTCGCCGCGCCGCGCCCGCGCCACCGCCTCGCCCACGGCCTCGTACACGGCGAGCAGATCGTTGCCGTCCACGCGAGCGGCCGGGATGCCGTAGGCGCGCGCGCGCACGCACACCCCTTCGCCCGCCGTGGTGCGCGACTGATCGGTGGAGAGCGCGTATTTGTTGTTCTCGCACACGAAGATGAAGGGCAGCTTCCAGACCGCGGCCAGGTTCATGGTCTCGTGGACCACGCCCTGGTTGGCGCCGCCGTCGCCAAAGAAGGAGATGACGACGCGGTCCTCCTTCCGCAGCTTGTTGGCGAGGGCGGCCCCGGCCCCGATGGGCACGCCTGCGGCCACGACGCCATTGGCGCCCAGGATATTGAGATCGAGAGCCGCGATGTGCATGGAGCCGCCGAGGCCGCGGCAATAGCCTGCCTCCCGGCCCATGAGCTCGGCCATCATGAGGTCGAGCTTGGCCCCCTTGGCGATGCAGTGGCCGTGCCCCCGGTGATTGCTGATGACGGAGTCGGCGTTCGTCAGGTGGGCGCAGGCGCCCGCAGCCACCGCCTCCTGCCCGACATAGCTATGGGCGGTGCCCTTGACGTGGCCGGCATTGAAGAGCTCCACCGTCTTCTCGTCGAAGCGGCGGATGCGGACCATGACTTGATACAGGCTTTCGAGCGACTCGACGTTGAGCGGCATGATCGATCTCCCGTGGTGGCCGGGCCAGCGCCCGAAGCCTCAGATCTGAAGCGACTCCCGCAGCGCCTCGGCAGGGTGCTTGGCCCTGCGGCCGGCCAGATGCTCGATCTGCTGGCGGCAGGAGATGCCGGGGGCGATGACTTCGGTGCCCGGCGGAGCTGATGTCACGGCCGGCGCGAGACGCCGGCCACCGAGGGCGACCGAGATGTCGTAGTGTTCCTTCTCGAAGCCGAACGAGCCCGCCATGCCGCAGCAACCGGAATCCACCTCGCTGACTTCGTAGCCCGCCCACTTGAGGGCGGCCACCGTGGGCGCCGTGCCGACCAGGGCCTTCTGATGGCAGTGACCGTGGAGGAGCGCCGATCGCGTTCCCGCCTTGAAGGCGAGGGTCAGGCCTCGCGCCCGCTCGCGCAGGAGGAATTCCTCGAGGAGAAAGCTCGACCGCGCCACCTGCCGGGCCTCCTCGCTGCGCACCAGCTCCACCCATTCGTCGCGCAGGGTGAGCAGACACGAGGGCTCGAGCCCCACGATGGCCACCCCGCGGGCGACCCAGGGCGCGAGGCGCTCGATATTGAAGCGCGCGTGCTCGCGGGCCTCCTCCAGCATTCCCTTGGAGATGAGCGGCCGGCCGCAACATTTCCGGTCGACGAGCTCGACGCGGTATCCGGCCGTCTCCAGCAGCTCGACGGCGGCGCGGCCGATGCCCGGGGCATTGTAGGTGACGAAGGTGTCATGGAAGAGGACGACGGGGCCGCGCGGGGCGGAGACGGGCGGCCGGCGGCGGTCGAACCAGTCCGTGAAGGTCTCGCGCGCGAAGGCTGGCAGCGGGCGGCGGCGGTCGATGCCCGCGAGCTTTTCCATGAGCCAGCGATTCGGGGCCGAGGCGACGATCCAGTTCGAGAAGGGGGCGAGCCGCGAGCCCCACCACGAGAGCCGGCCGATGTGGCCGAAGAGCCGATTGCGGAGGGGCACCCCGTTGGCCTTGTAGTAGTGGTGGAGGAACTCGTACTTCATCTTGGCCATGTCCACGTTGGACGGGCACTCGGCCTTGCAGCCCTTGCACTCGAGGCAGAGATCCATCACTTCGTAGAGGCGCCGGCCCGTGAAGTCGGCGGCGGGCACCTGGCCCGAGAGCACGGCGCGGAGGGCATTGGCCCGCCCGCGCGTCGAGTGCTCTTCGTCCTTGGTGGCCATGTAGGAGGGGCACATGGTGCCCTCGAGCTTCTTGCGGCATACGCCGACGCCATTGCACATCTCCACCGCCGCCGCGAACCCGCCCTGGGCGGAGAAGTCGAGCATGGTCGCGGGCTCCCAGGTCTTGTACTCGGGGCCGTAGCGCAGATGGTCGGTGACGGAGGGGCTGGCCACGATGTTGCCCGGGTTCATCAGGTTCTTGGGATCGAAGGCGCCCTTGAGCTCTCGGAAAGCCTGCATGATGACCGGGCCGAAGACGCGCTCGAGGAAGGGGCTGCGGGCGCGCCCGTCGCCGTGCTCGCTGGAGATCGCCCCCTCGTACTCGAGCACCAGGTCGAAGATCTCCGCGGCCATGCCTCGCACCTGCTCGAGGCCGCGGGCCGTCTTGAGATTGATGAGGGGTCGGATATGCAGGCATCCCACCGAGCAGTGGCCGTAGTACGCGCCCTCGGCGCCGTGCTTGGCCATGATGTCGCGGAAGCGGGGAACGAAGACGGGCAGGTGCTTCGGATCCACCGCGGTGTCCTCGATGAAGGCGATGGGCTTGGCCTCGCCTTTGGTGCCGAGCAAGAGACCGAGCCCGGCCTTGCGGAGCTTCCAGATCGACTGCTGCTCGGCCGGATCGAGGGCGATGTGCGCCGCGTAGCCGAAGCGCCCGGCCGCGCGCCGCACCTCGAGCGACTCGACCTTGTTCTTGACCTCGGCCGCGGTGTCGCCCGCGTACTCGACGATCAAGATGGCCGCGGGATCGCCCTGGACAAAGCCCATGCGCTGCGACTGCTCGATATTGCCGCGCGCCAGGTCGAGGATCATCTTGTCCGTGAGCTCCACGGCGTAGGGGCCGGTCTCGAGAATGGCCTGCGAGGACTCCAGCGCCTCCTGCATATCGTGGTAGTGGATGACGTCGACGGCCGTCGCCTTGGGCCGCTGCACCAGGCGCATCTTGGCCTCGAGGATGGTGAGCAGGGTGCCTTCCGAGCCCACGATGACGCGGGCCATGTTCAGCGGCCGGTCCTTGACGAGCTCGTCGAGGTTGTAGCCGCAGACGCGTCGCCAGTGCTTGGGGTAGCGCGCGCGGATCTCCCCGGCGTACTGGTCGCGCAGCCGCGCCACCTCGCGGTAGATCTGCCCTTCGAGACCCGAAGCCCGCAGCTTGGTGCGGAACCCCTCGGGCGTCACCTCGCCGAAGACGACCCGGCTGCCGTCCGCCAGGAGCGCCGTCAGCTCGATCACGTGCTCCACCGTGAGCCCGTAGGCGATCGAGTGCGAGCCGCCCGAATTGTTGCCGAGCATGCCGCCGATGGTGGCGCGGTTGGAGGTCGAGGTGTCGGGACCGAAGAGGAGGCCCAGGGGGCGGACGTGGTGGTTGAGCTCGTCCTGCACGAGGCCGGGCTGCACCCGTGCCCACATTTCTTCCTGATTGACCTCGAGCACATTGCTCATGAAGCGCGAGAAGTCCATGACCACGGCGCGATTGACGGTCTGGCCGGTCAGCGAGGTGCCGCCGCCCCGCGGAAGCACGGCGACATTGCCGCGGTTGGCGATCTCGAGCACGGCCTGCACATCGCCGGCGTGGCGCGGCACGACGACGCCGATCGGTTCCATCTGGTACATCGAGGCATCGGTGGAGTAGAGCAGCCGGGAGTAGGTGTCGAAGCGAACATCGCCCTCGACGGCGCGCCGCAGCTCTTGCTCGAGGTCCGTCATGGCCGCGATTATGGCATGCCTCTTCGTAACCCGGCAATCCGTCGGGTCATTCCTGTCGCGGCGGGTTTTCGACCGCGCCCGCCCTCCCAATCGGTGTCGGGGTGGCTTACATTCCAGCCAGTCAGAGATTCTGGTGTCGCCGTAGACGGTGAGAAGAACAGGACTTCGGGAAGTGGCGGCTGCCTTGCATCGTGGCCTCAACTCGACCATGACGTACGGGCATCGGAACACCGCTCCTGTCCACCCGCTGACGGCATCAGCGCCATGGCTCATGCCCTCAAGGCAAAAAGCCGGGCAACCGCAGGGCGACTATACTATGCGTCGTGAGCTTTCTCGTCGCGTTGGCCCTCGCCCTGCTGATGGTCCACGTGCCGCCCGTGGCCGCCGCCCCCGCGGCGCCCGCGATCCGGGTGCGCCTCCTCGACGGCGGCGAGACCTTCGACTCGCGCCTCCTCATCGGCAAGAAGGTGCTGGTCGTACGCTTCCAGGCCTCGTGGTGCAAAACGTGTGCGGTCCAGGCGGCCGGGGTCCAGCGCGTCTACGAGCGCTACCAGGCCCGCGACGTCGAGGTGCTGGCCCTGCACGTGAAAGACACGGAGCGGGACGCTCGGCGCTTCCTTCGCTCCCACAAAACCACGTATCCTACCGCCCTCGATCCCGACGTACGCATCGCCGATCGCTTCGGCTTCACGCGGGCGCCCTTTACCGTGGTGATCAGCAAGCGCGGCGAGATCGTCGCGCGCCTGGATGCCGCGACGGACGAGGCGCGCCTGGCCACGGCAATCGACACCGCGCTCAAGCCGCCGCCAAGGAAAGGGCTGCCCCGGGCTTCCTGACCGCGCCCTTGACGTGCCGCGCGTTGAGGCTTAGCCTCTCTGCCACGCGGACCATCCCGACCTGCCAGAGGCCACTGTGACAGAAGCTCTGAGGCAGCCAGCCACGCGACTTGCCAGCGCAGTCCTCGGGGTCGCCCTCTTCGCGGCGAGCTTCGCCGTATTCCGCCTGGTCGATAGTCCGCCCGAAGGGGCGTGGGCCCTCACGCTGGAAGTGGCGGGCTGGCTCGGCATGTTCCTCGCCGCCCGGATCATGACGGGCGGCTGGCTCGCCCCGAGCCTGGTCGTCTCGGCCTGGCTGCTCCTTTTCGTGGGCAACGAGATGGGCGCGCGGTTGCTCCGGCGTGGGCATGACCGCGGGCTCCAGCTGGGCTTCAACTACGTGATGGCCCTCATCACCCTGGAAACAGGCGCCTGGCTGGTCGTCGCCGTCATGATGCTCGACGGCGCCGCCAAGCTCTGGCGCGAGGACTCGAAGCGGGCGCGCGTCCCCGTAGTCGACGACTAGCCCGAACTATTCACGAGGCAGGCTCTCTCGTCGTCCGGCCCTCTCACCCTGACCTAAACTCCTCGCCGCGCTGCTCTCTTCATTCAGATCCCTCTCCCCCATTGGGGGAGAGGGCAGGGTGAGGGGGTCAGGTGTTCGCGCATAATCCAGGCTAAGGTTTGAGCATGACCTTGATGGCCTGGTCTTCCTTGCGATCGAAGATCGCGTAACCGCGCGGGGCGTCGTCGAGGGGGATCGTGTGGGTGATGATCCGGGTGGGCGCGAGCCGGCCCGCCTGGATCAGTCCCAGCAAGGGCACGATGTAGTTCCGCGCATTGCAGATGCCCATCTTGAGCGTCAGGTCCTTGAAAAACGCCTCGCGCACGGGAAACCCGATGGACGGCTCGACATAGACGCCCACCGACGAGACCGTGCCGCCGGGCCTGACCGCCTGGATGGACTGGGCGAAAGGTGTCTCGTGCCCCACGCACTCCAGCACGGCGTCCGGTCCGCGGCCGGCCGTCAACGCCCGGAGCTGCTCGGCGGGATGGCCTCGGTCCAGGTTGACGGGGATGCCGCCGAGCTCCTCGGCGAGCTTGAGCCGATAGCCTACCCGATCCACCACGAAGATCTTCGCGGGGCCGAAGAGGTGGGCCGACTGTAGCGCCAGCAACCCTACCGGCCCGGCGCCGAAGATGGCCACGCTATCGCCCGGACGGATCCCCGCGTTCTCGGCGCAGCAATACCCGGTGGAAAGGATATCGCCCAGGAAGAACACCTCTTCGTCCGCCATGCCCGGCGGCACCGTCTCGCACATGTGATCGGCGAAAGGCACGCGGATCCTCTCGGCCTGCCCGCCCGGATACTGCTTGCCGAAGCGGCCGCCGAAGACGGCCCGTCCCGTGGCCGCGCACTGGGTGGGCAGCCGCATGCGGCACCACTCGCATTGCCCGCAGGAGATCGAGAAAGGGGCGACGACCCGGTCGCCCTTCTTCACGCGAGCGACGGCGGGGCCGACTTCCTCCACCACTCCCATGAACTCGTGGCCCATCACGGAGCCGGGTTCGACGAGCGGCGGGGCGCCGGGGGTGGCCCCGCGGCCATGGTACTGATGCAGATCGGAGCCGCAGATCGCGCTCGTGGTGATGCGGACGACGACGTCCGTGGGATCCACGATCCTGGGGTCCGCCACAGACTCTACCCGCACATCCCCGACTCCGTGCAGCGTGATGGCTTTCATGGCGCGCCTGCCCTCCGTCGCATGATTTCGTAGTGGACGAGCGCGGCCCCGCCGCGCACGGTGGATCTCTTGCTCTGGGGCACGATCTCGATGCGCGTCGACTCGAGGGCCCGCCCGAAGGCGTACCGCTCGAGCTGCGCGCGGATCCGGTGCGCGAGCGGCTTGAGCGACTCGGCGACCCCACCCGTCACGATCAGACGCTCGGGGTTGAGGCCATTGACGATCACCGCGAGGCCAGCGCCGAGCGCGCGGCACACCTCGCCCACGATCTCCTGGCACGTGGGATCGCCCTCGCCGGCCATGCGGAAGACATCGGCGGCCGAGACGTCGCGCTTGAGGCGCTCCGTGCCCATGAGCCCGATGTCCGTGCCCGACACATAGGCCTTGAGGCAGCCCTGACCCCCGCAGATGCACGCCCGCCCATCGAAGTTGATCGGCACGTGGCCGAGCTCGCCGCCGAAGCCGCCCTGGCCGCGCAGCAGCCGCCCGTCCTGGACGATGCCCCCGCCCACCCCCGTGCCGATGGCGAGCACGACGAGAGAGCGCGCACCCTGCCCGGCCCCGAACTTCCACTCGCCGAGCGCGAGCACGTTGACGTCATTGTCGACGTAGACGGGGAGGCCCAGCTGGCCGGTCACGGTGGCGGCGAGCGGAGCCCCCGCGAGCTCGGGCACGTAGTGGATGTCCTGCCCGATGACGCCGCGCTCGGCATCCACCGTGCCGGGCACGCCGATGCCGATGCCCTCGACGATGACGCCGAGCGCGCGCGCCCCATGATAGGCGCGCTCGATGACGTCGAGGATGGTGCAGACCGCGGTGCCGGGTCCACGCTTGCGCGTCGGCTCCTGCGACTGCGCGAGCACTTCACCGTCGGCGGTGACGAGTCCGGCCGCGACGACGGAGCCGCCCAGATCCACCCCGATCACGGCCCGCCGCGCCATCAGAGGCTCCCGAAATGGGCGAGCCGGATGCCGTGACGCGCGATGGCCTCCCTCACCTCGGGGCCGGTGAGGCCGGCCATCTCCGTCTCCCGCTGCTTGCCGTAGCGGCTATAGGCGAGGTCCTCGTCGAAGTAGCCGGGATGGGTCATGAACTCCGACACACCGGCGGGGAGCGATGCCAGGTGCGCCAGGGTCCGCTCGCGGGACCAGTAGGGCTCGGGGCCCGACTCGCCCATGAAGTGATCGGGCGTCCGGAGGCCGCGTTCGCGCGCGGCCGCACGGACGAGATCATCCTGGCTCCGCACGGGCACCTTGAGGGCCCGAGCGAAATCCAGGACGAGGTCGAGGATGGGCGGGTGCCGGCCCACATGGTGGTGGGTATCGAGGTGTGTCGGGAACCGTCCCATGATGGCCCGAAAGGCATCGATCTGGG is a window of Candidatus Methylomirabilota bacterium DNA encoding:
- a CDS encoding ROK family protein, giving the protein MARRAVIGVDLGGSVVAAGLVTADGEVLAQSQEPTRKRGPGTAVCTILDVIERAYHGARALGVIVEGIGIGVPGTVDAERGVIGQDIHYVPELAGAPLAATVTGQLGLPVYVDNDVNVLALGEWKFGAGQGARSLVVLAIGTGVGGGIVQDGRLLRGQGGFGGELGHVPINFDGRACICGGQGCLKAYVSGTDIGLMGTERLKRDVSAADVFRMAGEGDPTCQEIVGEVCRALGAGLAVIVNGLNPERLIVTGGVAESLKPLAHRIRAQLERYAFGRALESTRIEIVPQSKRSTVRGGAALVHYEIMRRRAGAP
- a CDS encoding alcohol dehydrogenase catalytic domain-containing protein, which gives rise to MKAITLHGVGDVRVESVADPRIVDPTDVVVRITTSAICGSDLHQYHGRGATPGAPPLVEPGSVMGHEFMGVVEEVGPAVARVKKGDRVVAPFSISCGQCEWCRMRLPTQCAATGRAVFGGRFGKQYPGGQAERIRVPFADHMCETVPPGMADEEVFFLGDILSTGYCCAENAGIRPGDSVAIFGAGPVGLLALQSAHLFGPAKIFVVDRVGYRLKLAEELGGIPVNLDRGHPAEQLRALTAGRGPDAVLECVGHETPFAQSIQAVRPGGTVSSVGVYVEPSIGFPVREAFFKDLTLKMGICNARNYIVPLLGLIQAGRLAPTRIITHTIPLDDAPRGYAIFDRKEDQAIKVMLKP
- a CDS encoding FAD-linked oxidase C-terminal domain-containing protein — protein: MTDLEQELRRAVEGDVRFDTYSRLLYSTDASMYQMEPIGVVVPRHAGDVQAVLEIANRGNVAVLPRGGGTSLTGQTVNRAVVMDFSRFMSNVLEVNQEEMWARVQPGLVQDELNHHVRPLGLLFGPDTSTSNRATIGGMLGNNSGGSHSIAYGLTVEHVIELTALLADGSRVVFGEVTPEGFRTKLRASGLEGQIYREVARLRDQYAGEIRARYPKHWRRVCGYNLDELVKDRPLNMARVIVGSEGTLLTILEAKMRLVQRPKATAVDVIHYHDMQEALESSQAILETGPYAVELTDKMILDLARGNIEQSQRMGFVQGDPAAILIVEYAGDTAAEVKNKVESLEVRRAAGRFGYAAHIALDPAEQQSIWKLRKAGLGLLLGTKGEAKPIAFIEDTAVDPKHLPVFVPRFRDIMAKHGAEGAYYGHCSVGCLHIRPLINLKTARGLEQVRGMAAEIFDLVLEYEGAISSEHGDGRARSPFLERVFGPVIMQAFRELKGAFDPKNLMNPGNIVASPSVTDHLRYGPEYKTWEPATMLDFSAQGGFAAAVEMCNGVGVCRKKLEGTMCPSYMATKDEEHSTRGRANALRAVLSGQVPAADFTGRRLYEVMDLCLECKGCKAECPSNVDMAKMKYEFLHHYYKANGVPLRNRLFGHIGRLSWWGSRLAPFSNWIVASAPNRWLMEKLAGIDRRRPLPAFARETFTDWFDRRRPPVSAPRGPVVLFHDTFVTYNAPGIGRAAVELLETAGYRVELVDRKCCGRPLISKGMLEEAREHARFNIERLAPWVARGVAIVGLEPSCLLTLRDEWVELVRSEEARQVARSSFLLEEFLLRERARGLTLAFKAGTRSALLHGHCHQKALVGTAPTVAALKWAGYEVSEVDSGCCGMAGSFGFEKEHYDISVALGGRRLAPAVTSAPPGTEVIAPGISCRQQIEHLAGRRAKHPAEALRESLQI
- a CDS encoding TlpA disulfide reductase family protein, which encodes MSFLVALALALLMVHVPPVAAAPAAPAIRVRLLDGGETFDSRLLIGKKVLVVRFQASWCKTCAVQAAGVQRVYERYQARDVEVLALHVKDTERDARRFLRSHKTTYPTALDPDVRIADRFGFTRAPFTVVISKRGEIVARLDAATDEARLATAIDTALKPPPRKGLPRAS
- a CDS encoding dehydrogenase E1 component subunit alpha/beta, whose product is MPLNVESLESLYQVMVRIRRFDEKTVELFNAGHVKGTAHSYVGQEAVAAGACAHLTNADSVISNHRGHGHCIAKGAKLDLMMAELMGREAGYCRGLGGSMHIAALDLNILGANGVVAAGVPIGAGAALANKLRKEDRVVISFFGDGGANQGVVHETMNLAAVWKLPFIFVCENNKYALSTDQSRTTAGEGVCVRARAYGIPAARVDGNDLLAVYEAVGEAVARARRGEGPSCVEAVTYRWGGHSMRANLPDYRTKQEELEWMEKDPVARVERRLTDMGVGELRLKELRQRVEGELDAAVAYGIESPEPTVEIMEAAVYAPHARVTEPASRAGREMTFAEALNTALHQEMARDERVFLMGEDVGLIGGIFQVSKGLRDKFGEDRVRDTPISEPSFVGMGVGSAVAGMRPIVELQIWDFVAMTMDQIVNQAAKIRYMLGGRPTVPLVIRGPQGGGIRLAAQHSQSLEAWFAHVPGLVVMAPSTPYDAKGLLAAAIRDDNPVIFLEHKMLYPTKGEVPEGDYVIPIGKADIKRVGTDVTVVATQMMVQRALQVAGDLEQEGISVEVVDPRTLVPLDEEAILSSVAKTNRLVIVHEAVKRGGFGAEIAALVSEKGLDLLDAPIVRLGARNVPMPYNDKLELATIPSRDDITAAIRSVL
- a CDS encoding DJ-1/PfpI family protein — protein: MTDKRVGILIFPAVEVLDFCGPYEVFSVTRLNEDRRGEESSPFEVLLVAQSAEPVVATGGLRVIPHVTLETCPPLDILVVPGGWGTRKEISNQRLLRWISERAKEVETLTSVCTGSMLLGQAGLLDGRRATTHWRSLDRMRQSFPAVTVEDKLHVVEDGHVLTSAGISAGIDMALRVVARYFGDAVGRATARHMEYAFPDDNRRRV
- a CDS encoding DUF1059 domain-containing protein; translation: MAKVLKCGDLMPGCNFVVEGKDVAEVMAKGAEHAKTAHGMASIPPDVAAKVQAAIKDK
- a CDS encoding ChbG/HpnK family deacetylase; this encodes MTAAPASQAPAPVKVLIVNADDFGLTAGVSRGILQAHRTGIVTSTTLIVNREIPPALVEELLSSDLGVGVHLNLTLGGPVASAKRVPSLVDAEGRFIRDAREASARAKADEARIELGTQIDAFRAIMGRFPTHLDTHHHVGRHPPILDLVLDFARALKVPVRSQDDLVRAAARERGLRTPDHFMGESGPEPYWSRERTLAHLASLPAGVSEFMTHPGYFDEDLAYSRYGKQRETEMAGLTGPEVREAIARHGIRLAHFGSL